A single genomic interval of Salinarchaeum sp. IM2453 harbors:
- a CDS encoding CHY zinc finger protein yields MTRDRTAITPEETNNQKEIPLAGIRMDEQTRCEHYNSEVDIVSIRFPCCDTFYPCYKCHRSLTDHKAEQWECSEFDTEAIYCGNCGSVFTITEYINGGTQCPKCHSEFNAECEHHYERYFVVDEK; encoded by the coding sequence ATGACACGAGACAGAACGGCAATAACTCCAGAGGAAACCAATAATCAAAAAGAAATTCCGTTAGCTGGCATCAGGATGGACGAACAAACTCGCTGTGAGCATTATAACAGCGAGGTGGATATTGTCTCGATCCGGTTCCCATGCTGTGATACATTTTATCCATGTTACAAATGTCATCGATCACTCACAGATCATAAAGCAGAACAATGGGAGTGTAGCGAGTTTGATACAGAAGCTATATACTGTGGCAATTGCGGATCTGTATTTACTATTACAGAGTACATAAACGGAGGTACACAATGTCCCAAGTGCCATTCAGAGTTCAATGCAGAATGTGAACATCATTATGAACGATATTTTGTAGTTGACGAGAAGTGA
- the trmY gene encoding tRNA (pseudouridine(54)-N(1))-methyltransferase TrmY, whose translation MRQFIIFGHETPTDPSFSLDDLAGGAGRLDVLCRCVNSAVFLSHGMREDTKIQLVLSDTYRVEFDGKQLQYLHPDERTIASRIKNALENADMAIGHQPAEPSPGVKLYRMDTRSTVEAVAEQSAVIQLHESGTPITDVDMPQSSAFVLSDHQRFTTEEQEILDEVVEEKISVGPKAIHANHAITVVHNYLDTERYRQYE comes from the coding sequence ATGCGTCAGTTCATTATTTTCGGCCACGAAACGCCAACAGACCCGTCCTTTTCGCTTGATGACTTAGCTGGTGGAGCCGGACGGCTGGATGTACTTTGCCGTTGCGTAAACAGTGCAGTGTTTCTTTCACATGGAATGCGAGAAGATACAAAAATTCAACTGGTGCTTTCAGATACATACCGAGTTGAGTTTGATGGAAAGCAGTTACAGTATCTACATCCAGATGAGCGAACAATTGCATCCCGGATCAAGAATGCATTAGAGAATGCTGATATGGCAATTGGTCATCAGCCAGCAGAGCCATCGCCTGGTGTGAAACTATACCGAATGGACACGAGATCGACGGTAGAAGCAGTTGCGGAACAAAGCGCAGTAATACAGTTACATGAATCAGGCACGCCAATTACAGATGTTGATATGCCACAGTCATCCGCATTTGTGCTCTCTGATCATCAGCGATTCACTACAGAAGAGCAGGAAATTCTCGATGAGGTTGTTGAGGAAAAGATCAGTGTGGGACCAAAAGCCATCCATGCAAACCACGCTATTACAGTTGTCCACAATTATCTTGATACAGAAAGATACCGTCAATACGAATGA